A region from the Dehalococcoidia bacterium genome encodes:
- a CDS encoding radical SAM protein yields MTAPVAVTPARRLWIYTNFDCNLQCSYCVARSSPRAERRVLAPHVYRRLIDEAVLTGVREVLLTGGEPFLLPDIAERLNYAADRLPTTVLSNAMLYHGRRLESLQQISREVTVQVSLDGGEAATHDDYRGAGSWQKTVAGIRTLRELGFTVVIGSTETPANRDCLDDLRAFVTALGIPRERHFLRPLAKRGFSREGLELSAADLEPELTVSQDGVFWHPLALDEDMLLTRRIFPLAAAWELLACRWQQVLAAGALPRPFK; encoded by the coding sequence ATGACCGCACCCGTAGCTGTTACACCGGCGCGGCGGCTCTGGATCTACACCAATTTTGACTGCAACCTGCAGTGCAGCTACTGCGTCGCCCGCTCCAGCCCGCGGGCCGAACGCCGCGTTTTGGCGCCGCACGTCTATCGCCGGCTGATCGACGAGGCGGTGTTAACCGGCGTGCGCGAGGTCTTGCTCACCGGCGGCGAGCCGTTCCTGCTGCCCGACATCGCCGAGCGCCTGAACTACGCCGCCGACCGCCTGCCGACGACGGTGCTCTCCAACGCCATGCTCTACCACGGCCGCCGGCTGGAGTCGCTGCAGCAGATCTCGCGCGAGGTCACGGTGCAGGTCAGCCTCGACGGCGGCGAGGCCGCGACGCACGATGACTACCGCGGCGCCGGCTCGTGGCAGAAGACCGTCGCCGGCATCCGCACCTTGCGGGAACTCGGCTTCACCGTCGTGATCGGCAGCACCGAGACGCCGGCCAACCGCGACTGCCTCGACGATCTGCGCGCCTTCGTCACCGCGCTCGGCATTCCGCGGGAGCGGCACTTCCTGCGGCCGCTGGCGAAGCGCGGCTTCTCTCGCGAGGGGCTTGAGCTGAGCGCGGCGGATTTGGAGCCGGAGCTGACCGTGAGCCAGGACGGCGTCTTCTGGCATCCGCTGGCGCTGGACGAAGACATGCTGCTGACGCGGCGGATCTTCCCGCTGGCGGCGGCCTGGGAGCTGCTGGCCTGCCGCTGGCAGCAGGTGCTGGCGGCGGGCGCCCTGCCGCGCCCGTTCAAGTGA